A DNA window from Mucilaginibacter xinganensis contains the following coding sequences:
- a CDS encoding S41 family peptidase, with translation MKKIYLVFLSAMLFQSFSKAQTNEAYFTSNPTLTPDGKTVIFSYEGDLWKADLNNPVASRITAMSGEETRPHVSPDGKWLAFSSNQFGNNDVYVMPLSGGEIKQLTFHSANDQVDSWSWDSKTLYFTSNRYNDISDYRIGLNGGTPTRVFGNFFNTIHDVVEHPQTGELFFSDSWESYIFPQRKHYKGAFNPDIQSYNPKTKAYKQYTNWIGKDFWTTIDQKGNVYFASDEGNGEYNLYTFIDEKKTALTQFNSSIKNPFVSANGEKVVFEKDYQLFVYDVTSKQAQKLNLTISRNDVLTKEQEFDVKGKIEAMDVSVDGKKMAFVSRGEVFVSDVEGKFVTKVERGNAERVTDVKWLPDNKSLLFSQTSGGYSNWYTVAVDKPSKAKVITSDKANNRQITVNKEHTKGVYLSGRNEVRLIDLKTLESKPVANDEIWGFENSQPFISSNGEYVVYTAYRNFEQDIFIYGIKSGKTVNLTNSGVTETEPFWSPDGKYIYFSSVRTQPLYPTGSGDMHVYRMPLQKFNEAFRLDKLRELFKEDKKDSTANKKDKDKKASTKKKPLSEQPIPKPPADIVIDTEDVMKRLEQISPDFGNQHAPYVIQKGEKTLVYFVSNHAEGKWALYRTTIQPFEENKTEKVGDDISGYDIAIAGDKFYALAGGNIYTLNIDNNKLDKIDIGYKFDRNLDGEFRQMFDEAWAGLEENYYDGDFHGTDWKKMHDRYSVYLPFVNNRNDLRILLNDMLGELNSSHQGFYSNGSEERKNLNYATMETGIIFDNDDPYKVVSVLKNSNADKAGIDVKAGDRLKAVNGRTVDEKQDRNIYFTKPSEDKEIELTFLRDGKETVAKIHPEGRRALVEDLYDTWIDQNRTAVTDKSKGRIAYSYMKDMGGSSLEKFLEDMVDDAYKKDALILDLRYNTGGNVHDAVLRFLSQRPYLQWQYRGGKKSPQPNFAPAAKPIILLVNEQTLSDGEMTAQGFKELKLGKIIGTETYRWIIFTSGKGLVDGSFYRIPAWGCFTLDGKDIEKNGVSPDIYVKNGFTDRLENKDPQLDRAIEEIMKELK, from the coding sequence ATGAAGAAAATCTACCTTGTCTTTTTATCAGCAATGCTTTTCCAAAGCTTTTCCAAAGCGCAAACCAATGAAGCTTATTTTACGTCGAACCCTACACTTACACCCGATGGTAAGACGGTTATTTTTAGCTATGAGGGCGACCTGTGGAAAGCAGATCTGAACAACCCGGTAGCCAGCAGGATCACGGCTATGAGCGGGGAAGAAACCCGGCCGCATGTATCGCCCGACGGTAAATGGCTGGCATTTTCATCAAACCAGTTTGGCAATAACGATGTATATGTAATGCCGTTGTCGGGCGGTGAGATCAAACAACTTACCTTTCACAGCGCCAATGACCAGGTTGACTCATGGAGCTGGGACTCGAAGACCCTATACTTTACTTCAAACAGGTACAACGATATCAGCGATTACCGGATAGGCCTTAACGGAGGTACGCCAACCCGCGTTTTTGGGAATTTTTTTAACACCATACATGATGTGGTTGAACACCCGCAAACAGGCGAGCTATTTTTTAGCGATAGTTGGGAAAGTTATATTTTTCCACAGCGCAAGCATTATAAAGGGGCCTTTAATCCTGATATCCAATCGTACAACCCCAAAACAAAAGCCTATAAGCAATACACCAACTGGATCGGCAAAGACTTTTGGACAACCATAGATCAAAAGGGGAACGTTTATTTTGCATCAGACGAAGGAAATGGGGAATACAACCTGTACACCTTTATTGACGAAAAAAAAACGGCACTAACACAATTTAACTCATCAATTAAAAATCCATTTGTAAGCGCTAATGGCGAAAAGGTTGTTTTTGAAAAAGATTACCAGTTGTTTGTTTACGATGTGACATCAAAGCAGGCACAGAAACTGAACCTTACTATTTCCCGTAACGATGTGCTGACCAAAGAGCAGGAGTTTGATGTTAAGGGGAAAATTGAAGCCATGGATGTATCGGTTGATGGCAAGAAAATGGCGTTCGTATCGCGCGGCGAGGTGTTTGTGAGTGATGTTGAAGGCAAATTTGTTACAAAAGTTGAACGCGGGAATGCCGAACGCGTTACCGATGTGAAATGGTTGCCGGATAATAAATCGCTGCTGTTCAGCCAAACTTCAGGCGGATACAGTAATTGGTATACTGTCGCGGTTGACAAGCCATCGAAAGCGAAAGTAATTACAAGTGACAAGGCAAATAACAGGCAAATAACGGTAAATAAGGAACATACAAAAGGTGTTTATCTAAGCGGAAGGAACGAAGTGCGCCTGATAGACCTTAAAACGCTTGAAAGCAAACCGGTTGCCAACGATGAGATCTGGGGATTTGAAAATTCGCAGCCATTTATCTCGTCAAACGGCGAATACGTTGTTTACACTGCTTACCGCAATTTTGAGCAGGATATATTTATTTATGGTATCAAATCTGGAAAAACGGTTAATCTTACCAACAGCGGGGTTACAGAAACAGAACCCTTTTGGTCGCCCGATGGAAAGTACATTTATTTTTCATCTGTGCGCACCCAACCGCTCTATCCAACAGGTTCGGGTGATATGCATGTTTACCGCATGCCGCTTCAAAAATTTAATGAGGCGTTTCGTTTGGATAAGCTGAGGGAACTGTTTAAGGAAGATAAAAAGGACAGCACTGCCAATAAAAAGGATAAAGACAAAAAGGCGAGTACTAAAAAGAAGCCATTATCTGAACAGCCAATACCAAAACCGCCTGCCGATATCGTTATAGATACCGAAGATGTGATGAAGCGGCTGGAGCAGATCAGTCCTGATTTCGGGAACCAGCATGCCCCGTACGTAATTCAAAAAGGGGAGAAGACCCTGGTATATTTCGTATCTAATCATGCAGAAGGTAAATGGGCGCTTTACCGCACAACTATCCAGCCATTTGAAGAAAATAAAACGGAGAAAGTTGGGGATGATATCAGTGGGTACGACATAGCTATCGCAGGTGATAAGTTCTACGCCCTTGCCGGCGGTAATATTTATACACTTAATATTGACAATAATAAACTGGATAAAATAGACATAGGCTACAAGTTTGACCGCAACCTGGATGGCGAATTCAGGCAGATGTTTGACGAGGCTTGGGCCGGGCTGGAAGAGAACTATTATGACGGCGACTTCCATGGTACCGACTGGAAAAAAATGCATGACCGTTACAGCGTCTATCTGCCCTTTGTGAACAACAGGAACGATCTTCGGATTTTGCTGAACGATATGCTGGGCGAACTCAATTCATCGCACCAGGGGTTTTACTCTAATGGCAGCGAGGAGCGTAAAAACCTGAACTACGCCACAATGGAAACCGGGATAATATTTGATAACGACGATCCATATAAAGTAGTATCGGTGTTGAAAAACAGTAATGCTGACAAAGCGGGAATTGACGTGAAGGCGGGCGACCGCTTAAAGGCGGTAAATGGGCGAACAGTTGATGAAAAGCAGGACCGGAATATTTATTTCACAAAGCCATCAGAAGATAAGGAAATAGAGTTGACATTTTTGAGAGATGGTAAAGAAACCGTCGCCAAAATTCACCCGGAGGGACGACGCGCGCTGGTTGAAGACCTTTATGATACCTGGATTGATCAAAACAGGACGGCGGTAACTGATAAAAGTAAGGGCCGAATAGCTTACTCGTACATGAAAGATATGGGCGGATCGTCACTCGAGAAGTTTTTGGAGGATATGGTTGATGATGCTTACAAAAAAGATGCGTTGATACTTGACCTCCGTTATAACACGGGTGGCAACGTGCACGACGCCGTTTTAAGATTTTTATCGCAGCGGCCTTACCTGCAATGGCAATACCGCGGCGGAAAGAAAAGCCCGCAGCCCAATTTCGCACCTGCAGCAAAGCCGATAATCCTTTTGGTTAATGAGCAAACCCTGAGCGATGGTGAAATGACAGCACAGGGTTTTAAAGAACTGAAACTGGGTAAGATAATTGGGACGGAAACCTATCGCTGGATAATTTTTACCAGTGGTAAAGGCCTTGTTGACGGATCGTTTTACCGCATCCCGGCCTGGGGTTGCTTTACACTGGACGGGAAGGACATTGAAAAAAATGGTGTGAGCCCGGATATTTATGTAAAAAATGGCTTTACTGACAGGCTTGAAAATAAAGATCCGCAACTGGATCGCGCTATTGAGGAGATAATGAAAGAGTTGAAATAG